The sequence below is a genomic window from Cryobacterium arcticum.
ACCCGATCCACGAGGTGACGTCGCTGGTGCGGCCGTAAGCTACGAAGACGCTGTCGGCGCCGCCCACGGTGATGGTCTGACTGCCGGGGAATGCGGTGAGGGCGCTGCCCTCGATCACGGCGTAGGGGGAACCGTCGCCGATGGTGGCGCTGAGGCTCTGAGAAGCCGGTTCGAGAAAAATAGTCCGCTGCGCGATGCCGAATGCGATCATCAACGCAGCGAGAACGAATGCCAGAATGGCGAAGACGAAACGCACGTAAAACCCTCCTGTGTTGCCTGCCGATGGCTGCACCTTGGAGCGTGCGCCACCGTGTGCCGGGGCCGGAAAGCAACAGACACGGACGTTCTACGATAGTGGACGCTCCTGAGAGGTGCCTAATAGCGCTTTGTCCCGGCCTCTTCGAGACCTCCAGCAGCCGGAATCGGCCCCTGAACAGGGGCAATCCTGGTGACCGATGGGTCGGTGCGGTCGCCGCCGGAGGCACTAAAATCAGACGGGCCGCTCCGCCAGTGCACAGACGGGGTGAGCGCCCACTAACGAGGAGAGATCGTGGCGACCGAAGAGGCTGACTTCACCCAGGTGTTCCGGGGGTACGACAAGGACGAGGTCGACAAGGCGATCCAGGGCCTGCGACGCGACCTGATCCAGGCGAACGCGCAGAGCACGGAGTCGGCCAAGGAGGTCAAGCGGCTCTCCCAGCGTATCGACGATCTCAACGCCGAGATCGAAGAGGTCGGCAGTCCCACCTTCTCCGGCCTCGGCACCAAGCTCGAGAACACCCTCCGGGTGGCCGAGGAACAGTCCACCCGGGTCATCGCCCAGGCCGACATCGACGCCGAGAAGCTGCGCGCGTCAGCATCCGCCGAGGTCGACGCCATGAAGCGCCAGGCCGCCGAACACGCCGAACGCTCGGTGTCGGATGCCACGGTGAAGGCCGGTCGCCTGCTGACCGATGCCCAGACCGAGGCCGACGACCTGCTCAGCCGGGCCGCGGAGACCGCGGACCAGGTCACCCAGGACGCCCTGCAGGAGGCCGCCGCCATCCGCGGCGCCGTGGCGACCGAGGCCGCGGAGCTCCGCGCCACGGTCAAGCGCGAGGTCGCCGCCATCCGCTCCGAAGCCGAGCGGGAAGCCGCCGAGGTGCGTGTCGTCGCGCAGCGTGAGGCGACCGAGGCCCGCGAGATCGCCGCCGGGTTGACCCGCGAGACCGAACTCACCCGCGCCGAGGTCGCCCACGAGCTCGACCAGCAGCGCGCCGACCTGGCCCGGGAAACCGAGCAGGCCCGCATCGACCTTGCTGCCGAAACCGAACAGGACCGTATCGACCTGGCCCGGGAGACCGAGCAGGCCCGCATCGACCTCGCCCACGAGACCGAGCAGGCCCGCGCCGACCTCTCCGTGGAGATCGAACAGGCGCGCACCGACCTGGCCAGGGAGATCGAGCAGGCGCGCACCGCTCTGGCGATCGAGGGCGAGCAGGCGCACACCGACCTCGACCGCGAACTGGACCGGGACCGCGCCGCCGTGGTGCGGGACCTGGACAAGGCGCACGCCGACCTCGCCGCCGAGGTGGAGCAGGCCAGGGCCGATCTGGCGCGCGAACTGGAACAGACCAAGGCCGATTTCGACGCCGACAGCGAGCAGGCCCGCATCGACCTGGACAACCACCTCACGGCCACCCGCAAGCGCGGCGAGCACGAGGCGGCCAAGCTCCGCCGGGAGATCGACCAGATCCGCGCGGACCTCGAGGTGGAGCTGAAGGCCCGCCGGGACGAGGCCGAGCAGGATCACCTGGCCCGGCACCAGGCCGCCGTGGCGCAGACTCAGAAGTACCTCGACGACTCCGCTGCCCAGCTGGCCGGGACGAACGCCAGGACCCTCGAACTGCGCACGCTCAATGAGCAGCTGGACGCCGGCGCACGCGCAGAGGCCAAGGCGCAGAAGGCGAAGGCCGATGACGCCGCCGAGCGCATCGTGCAGGGCGCAGAGGACCGGGCCGCGGCGCTCATCAGTGATGCGGAGACACGCACGCGTGACCTCGTCACCGACGCGGAAGACCGCCTGGCGCAGATTAGGATTGAGCGCGACTCGGTCGCAGGTTATTTCGAAAGCCTGCGCAGCGTCCTGACCCAGGCGGAGAAAGTGAACTCCGACCAGGACCAGTAACACCCCCGGCTTCTCCGGTTCGTCTCGCGCGGCTGGCTCGGCCCGCACCGGAAAAGTGGAGACAACTGTGAAGATCCAAAACGCCTTCCGTCTGGGCCTGGTCGGCACCCTGGGTGTCGGAGTCGGCGTGCTGATCCTCAGCTCCGTCGTGTCGCTGTCCACGATCATCACCTACGTGGGCGCCGCACTGTTCCTCGCGCTGGGCCTCGACCCGGCCGTGTCGTGGTTGGAGAAGAAGAAGTTCCCGCGTTGGGCGGCCATCCTCACGGTCCTGGTGGCCGTGCTGGGCGTTCTCACCGGCGTGATCTTCGCGATCGTGCCGATCATCGTCGATCAGGTTGCCAAGCTCTCCGAGCGAATCCCGGACCTGATCACCTCGGTGAACACCTCGACCTTCCTCGATGACGTGCAGAAGCAGTTCCCCGCCCTGGACGTGCAGAAGCTGGTGGGATCGGTCACCGACTACCTCGGCGGCAACCTCACCACCATCACGGGCGCTATCGTCGCTTCGGGTGTTGCCATCGTGACCGGCCTGTTCGGTGGACTGATCATCCTGATCCTCACGCTGTACTTCACGGCGTCACTGAACAGCATCAAGCGCGCCACCTACCAGCTGGTTCCCGCCTCCAAGCGCGAGCGGTTCGCCGACCTCAGCGAGCAGATCACCACGGCCGTCGGGCGCTTCATCGTGGGGCAAGGGGCTTTGGCCGCCTGCAACGGCGTGCTCAGCTTCATCTTCCTCTCCATCATCGGCGCGCCCTTCCCGGCACTGCTCGCGGTGATCGCCTTCCTGTTCTCGCTGATCCCGCTGGTGGGCACCATCACGGGCTCCGTGCTGATCGTGGCGACCTGCATGATCCCCGGCATCGGCAGCTCCTGGCTCACCGTGCTCGTGGCCGGCATCTACTACCTGGTCTACATGCAGGTGGAGGCGTACGTGCTCAGCCCCAACATCATGAACCGCGCGGTCGCCGTTCCCGGCGCCGTCGTGGTCGTCGCCGCCCTCGCCGGCGGTTCACTGCTCGGCATCCTGGGCGCGCTCATCGCCATCCCGGTGGCCGCGTCGGTCATCATGATCATCAAGCAGGTCGTCATCCCCCGCCAGAACGAGCTCTAGGCCCGGTTGCGGCCCGGGCCGCAGGGGCTAGAGCTCCCCGGCCCACTCGTCGGGCAGCGGCGCCTTGGCCGGGTTGACCACGGACACGATCTCATTGAGCACCCGTCGGGTCTGGTTCTCCCCGACCCACAGGTGCTTGCCGCCGTCCACGGCGATCAACCGCGCGTCCGGCACGCTCGCGAAGCGAGCCCGCGCCTCGTCCGGGCGCAGGTAGTCGTCGAGTTCTGGAACCAGGACGACGAGCTTCCGCGGGTTTCCCGCCCAGGCCGCCACCTCCGCATCCGTCGCCCGGTGCAGGGGCGGCGACAGAAGGATCGCGCCCGCAATGGGGTGCTCGAGGCCATACTTGAGGGCTAACTCGGTGCCGAACGACCAGCCGACCAACCACGGATTGGGCAGGCCCCGCTCCGCCACGAAGGCCATGGCGGCGGCCACATCGTCACGTTCGGTCTGCCCGTGCCCGAAACTGCCCTGGCTGGTTCCGCGGGGGGACGTGGTGCCGCGGGTGTTGAACCTGAGCACTGCCAGGTCGGCCAGGGCGGGCAACCGGCTGGCGGCCTTCCGCAGGATGTGCGAGTCCATGAATCCACCGCTGGTGGGCAGCGGATGCAGCGTCACGAGGGTCGCCACGGCCGGACGGTGCAGCGGGGTCGCGAGCTCCCCCACCAGGGTCAACCCGTCACCGGTGTGCAACTCGATGTGTTCCCGCACGGCGGGCAGTTCGATACCGCCGCGGATCTCGACCGGTCCGGCCATAACATTCTCCTCATCGGGTTGACGGCACGGCTGCCGCGGGTGGTGCAGGGGTCTTCACACCCCGCCGGCCACTGGAAGGCACTGCGCCGGACAGGGCTGTCGCTACTTGAGCTTCCAGCAGTGCAGGTGCCAGTGCCGACGGGCGGCGAGATCGGCGGCGTCGCCCATCACCCCGTCGCCGCGCCAAGTGACGACATGCGCCACCCCCGGCGCGATCTCCAGCCGGCAGCCGGGACACAGGTAGGTCTTCGCGGCCGCTACAGCGCTGATCGGCTGGACGTTCCAGAGACCGTCTCGCTTCGATTCGGTGCGGCGCCACCCTGCCTGCAGGCGGGCGAATCCGTCGTCGTCGCCGCCGGCGCCGCTCTTGCGGCCGTGGGGACGGTTACTGCGCGGCATGAGGAAAGTCTACCCGGGGCTGATTCTGCCGATCCGGACGGACCGGCGATCTGCTCTAGTACCAGCCGACGTCGACCGAGTGGCCCCAGGCGCCGCAGGGGGTGCCGTAGCGCCCACTGATGTAGCCCAGGCCCCATTCGATCTGGGTGGCGGCGCTGGTCTCCCAGTCGGAGCCGGCGCTGGACATCTTCGACCCGGGCAGGGCCTGCGGGATGCCGTAGGCGCCGCTCGGGTTGGCGGCATTCACGCGCCAGCCGGATTCCTTGTTCCAGAGCGAGACGAGGCAGCTGTACTGGTCTTCTCCCCAGCCACGGGCGGCGACTGCTCCGTACGCGTAGGCCTGGGCAGATCCGGGGTCGGGCACCGCAGCAGCGGCGGCGCTGTACGAGGAGGACGAGGACGAGGACGCCGGTGCGATCACGACGGGAGCCGGCTCGGGCTCGGGTTCGGTGACGGTGTACCCGTCCACGATGACCGTGTTCTCCACGCTGCTCGCCACGAGCAGCGACTGGGCGGCCGCACCCTGGTACCGGTCCGACGTTGCGCCGGGCACCTGGAAGTACGGCGACGCGGTGGCGCCGGAGTAGGGGTCGACGACGGTCACCAGGACGAACGCGGCAGCCGCGGAGAACGCGAACAGAGACAGGGCGGCGTGGCCGCGGGACCGCGGGCGGACCACTGCGCGCTGCGGCGGCCTGGTCGACGCGCGCAACGGCGCCGGAACATAGGGCGCACGGCGTGCACTGACGGCCGGTGTGCTCACCGGAGAAACGCCCGATTCGGGCGCGGAAATACTGAGATGTCTACCCACGATTATTCGACCCTAGCCCACTTCTTGTGTAACAGCCAGGTAACGACACGCTGCGGGTCACCGAACGGCGAGCATGACGTCGACGACGCTGTCCAGAACCAGGTCCACCTGAGCCTCGCGGTAGCCTGCACGCTGGGGCCGGAACACTGCCGTGCGCACGTCGTCGACGGTGACGGTGGTCCCGTCCTGGAAGTAGCTGACGAGCTTGGCCGACAGGCTGTCGACATCCGCTCGGTTGTAGCCCGAGCTGAAGATGCTCGTTCGTGAGAACCGGTGACCGTCCGGCCGGCCGAGCCGGTTGATGAGAACCTGCGCCGTGCTGCGCGCCTCCTCGAGCCAGGCCTGTGACCCGGCCTCGCTGGTGGCGCGTTCGCGTTCCCGCAGCGCGAATGCGTCTTCGAGGCGCTCGAGCGCGGCGTCCACGTGTTCGGGCGAGTATCCGCCCTTCTGCATGCTGAACGCGGTGTGGCGGATGTCGGCGCTGGTCAGCTGGTCCGGACCGTCCGCGCCGTCGTACGCCTGGCGGGTCGACTCGAGGAACTCTTCAACCTGCTTGAGGTTGTAGCCGGGGGCCTTCTTGCTGGATCGCGGAAACGTTGTGCTCACCGCCTCATTCTGCCTCACGAGGGGCCGACTGTCGAAAGCGACCCGGTCACGCGAAAATCAGGTACAGGGCGTAGGCCGCGGCCGCGGATGGCAGGATCGAGTCGAGGCGGTCGAGGAAACCGCCGTGTCCGGGCAGCCACGAGCTCATGTCCTTGATGCCCAGGTCCCGTTTGATGAGCGATTCGGCGAGGTCGCCGAAGGTCGCGGTGATCAGGATGACGGTGCCGAAGATCGGGCCGAACCACCAGGGCTCGTCGAGCATGAAGATGGCCAGGAGGATACCCACGACCATGCAGACGATGGCCGCGCCAGCGAAGCCTTCCCACGTCTTCTTCGGGCTGATGGTGGGCACCATGCGGTGCTTGCCGAAGGACAGGCCGGCGGCGTACGCGGCGGTGTCGGCCGAGATGACCAGGAGCAGGAACGCGAGGGTCCACCACTGGCCGCCCTCCTGGGTGACCAGGAGCACCGCGAAGCTGGCCAGGAAAACGACGTAGACCTGGATCAGGAATCCGCCGCCGATATCGCCGAGCACGATCTTGGCGGGCGCCCGGTGCGCCGGTAGCACGAGCATGGCCACCCGCCACAGCGCGATGAACGCGATGCCGCCCAGGGTCGCCAGCCATTGCCCGGCGGCATCCCCGTAGAACGCGGCGGGCACCACGGCGACCGCCGAGATGAGCACCGGGATGCGCGGGACGTTCCGGCCGCCGTGCCGCAGGGCCTGGGCGAGCTCGAACGAGGTGAAGCCCACGATGACGAAGGCGACGATCATGAAGAGTTCTTTGATGAAGATC
It includes:
- a CDS encoding AI-2E family transporter, giving the protein MKIQNAFRLGLVGTLGVGVGVLILSSVVSLSTIITYVGAALFLALGLDPAVSWLEKKKFPRWAAILTVLVAVLGVLTGVIFAIVPIIVDQVAKLSERIPDLITSVNTSTFLDDVQKQFPALDVQKLVGSVTDYLGGNLTTITGAIVASGVAIVTGLFGGLIILILTLYFTASLNSIKRATYQLVPASKRERFADLSEQITTAVGRFIVGQGALAACNGVLSFIFLSIIGAPFPALLAVIAFLFSLIPLVGTITGSVLIVATCMIPGIGSSWLTVLVAGIYYLVYMQVEAYVLSPNIMNRAVAVPGAVVVVAALAGGSLLGILGALIAIPVAASVIMIIKQVVIPRQNEL
- a CDS encoding alpha/beta hydrolase — its product is MAGPVEIRGGIELPAVREHIELHTGDGLTLVGELATPLHRPAVATLVTLHPLPTSGGFMDSHILRKAASRLPALADLAVLRFNTRGTTSPRGTSQGSFGHGQTERDDVAAAMAFVAERGLPNPWLVGWSFGTELALKYGLEHPIAGAILLSPPLHRATDAEVAAWAGNPRKLVVLVPELDDYLRPDEARARFASVPDARLIAVDGGKHLWVGENQTRRVLNEIVSVVNPAKAPLPDEWAGEL
- a CDS encoding lytic transglycosylase domain-containing protein, coding for MVRPRSRGHAALSLFAFSAAAAFVLVTVVDPYSGATASPYFQVPGATSDRYQGAAAQSLLVASSVENTVIVDGYTVTEPEPEPAPVVIAPASSSSSSSYSAAAAAVPDPGSAQAYAYGAVAARGWGEDQYSCLVSLWNKESGWRVNAANPSGAYGIPQALPGSKMSSAGSDWETSAATQIEWGLGYISGRYGTPCGAWGHSVDVGWY
- a CDS encoding DivIVA domain-containing protein, coding for MSTTFPRSSKKAPGYNLKQVEEFLESTRQAYDGADGPDQLTSADIRHTAFSMQKGGYSPEHVDAALERLEDAFALRERERATSEAGSQAWLEEARSTAQVLINRLGRPDGHRFSRTSIFSSGYNRADVDSLSAKLVSYFQDGTTVTVDDVRTAVFRPQRAGYREAQVDLVLDSVVDVMLAVR
- a CDS encoding phosphatidate cytidylyltransferase codes for the protein MTDDPGPTKPPHRGRGASRAEFRAQVQSTKADIERQVQATKAQLDATNERIEARTGRNLILATLIGLVLGGSMLVSLIFIKELFMIVAFVIVGFTSFELAQALRHGGRNVPRIPVLISAVAVVPAAFYGDAAGQWLATLGGIAFIALWRVAMLVLPAHRAPAKIVLGDIGGGFLIQVYVVFLASFAVLLVTQEGGQWWTLAFLLLVISADTAAYAAGLSFGKHRMVPTISPKKTWEGFAGAAIVCMVVGILLAIFMLDEPWWFGPIFGTVILITATFGDLAESLIKRDLGIKDMSSWLPGHGGFLDRLDSILPSAAAAYALYLIFA